CTCTATACGCCACGTCGGCTGAGCCAGCTCGGGCACGGTGACGAGCGTGGAAGCGGCGCGGTGATCGCCGAGTGCGGTGTCGCGAGCGGCCATGACCGGGCGCAGGTCCTCCCCGGCGACGGCGTAGGTCGTGACCGAGACGATGTCATCGACGGCCATTTCGGCATCGGCCAGGATTGCCTGGAGATTCGCCCACACCATGGCGGCTTGCTCTTCGATGTCGTCCGGCACGCTTCCGTCTGCACCAACAGGGACGACGCCGGAGGTGTGGAGCAGCCTCGACGGGCTCTCACTGACAACAGCGTGAACGTAGTTCGCGACCGGGGGAGCGATCCCCGAGGGGGACACCGCGCGATTCATGTCGACACTCCTTCTGCCACCACCTTCGGTACCTGCGTCCTCAGAGGTTGGGCCATTACATCACACTGATAATCATGTATGCAGAAAACTGCTCTATATTACTTAAAATGTTGACTACGCTGCCGCAGGTCATACTCGCACGTACCTCCTGGCACATTCATGAGAGACAACAGTGACGGTAGTCCCGACATCGGCCGCGGGTCCGGCATCTGGTCGAGGGCATACCTACCGATAACCGTCGCCAACCTGACTGTCGTCGCAACGGTCGGCTTCGGCGGACTGGCACTCGTCGCCGGCCTTTCGACGATCGCGGAGGATCTGGGCCATGTGCGCCTGTTGCCCTGGGTGTTCACCGGCTACTACGCGGCATCAGCGATCGCGGTCGTGGTCGCCGGCCCCGTCATCGATGCCGTCGGCGTTCGTCGAACCTTCCGTGCAACCGGGATCTGGCTTCTCGTGTTCACGGCCGCGGCTGCGGCCGCACCGTCGATGTTGATGCTCGTCCTTGCGCGCACGCTTCAGGGCTTCGGCGTAGGACTCGTCT
This region of Longimicrobiales bacterium genomic DNA includes:
- a CDS encoding RidA family protein gives rise to the protein MNRAVSPSGIAPPVANYVHAVVSESPSRLLHTSGVVPVGADGSVPDDIEEQAAMVWANLQAILADAEMAVDDIVSVTTYAVAGEDLRPVMAARDTALGDHRAASTLVTVPELAQPTWRIE